A section of the Chryseobacterium scophthalmum genome encodes:
- a CDS encoding methyltransferase domain-containing protein — MPWNPEVYNQFKNIRYQPFFDLMNLISPDNLKKAIDIGCGTGEQTHILSEKFEKAEFLGIDSSAEMLQKSLEFKNENLSFKQKTVEELYDSEEKWDLIFSNAALQWSDDHKKLFTKLLSLLSENGQFAVQMPIQSENILNQILFQLASEEPYKTQLQNWNRVSPVLSLDEYAKMMFDAGLKDLNISIKVYPIIADNAEQLFQFISGSALIPYLERLDEENKEKFIIEYKKRIAEKFETFPAIYAFKRMLLYGKK; from the coding sequence ATGCCCTGGAATCCTGAAGTTTACAACCAATTTAAAAATATCCGTTATCAGCCTTTTTTCGATCTGATGAATTTAATTTCGCCTGATAATCTCAAGAAAGCAATTGACATCGGTTGCGGAACGGGCGAACAGACTCATATACTTTCAGAGAAATTTGAAAAAGCCGAGTTTTTAGGAATTGATTCTTCTGCTGAAATGCTTCAGAAATCTTTAGAATTTAAAAATGAAAATTTAAGCTTTAAGCAAAAAACGGTTGAAGAATTATACGATTCAGAAGAAAAATGGGATTTGATTTTTAGCAATGCTGCTTTGCAATGGTCCGATGATCACAAAAAATTATTTACCAAGCTGCTTTCTTTATTAAGTGAGAACGGGCAATTTGCTGTTCAAATGCCGATTCAATCAGAGAATATACTTAATCAAATTTTGTTTCAGCTTGCTTCGGAAGAACCTTACAAAACACAACTTCAAAATTGGAACAGGGTTTCTCCGGTTTTAAGTTTGGATGAATATGCTAAAATGATGTTTGATGCCGGGTTGAAAGATTTAAATATCTCTATAAAAGTTTATCCAATTATTGCTGATAATGCAGAACAACTCTTTCAATTTATTTCAGGTTCGGCTTTGATTCCGTATTTGGAAAGATTGGATGAAGAGAACAAAGAAAAATTTATCATCGAATATAAAAAGCGTATTGCTGAAAAATTTGAAACATTTCCTGCGATTTATGCATTTAAAAGAATGTTGCTTTACGGAAAAAAATAA
- a CDS encoding enoyl-CoA hydratase/isomerase family protein, with protein MSDFVTSEIKNNIAEITFGTAKSNALPGAILEKLAETILEEGAKKEVKAILVKSEGEKAFCAGASFDELLAIEELEASTKFFGGFAKVLNAMRNCGKIVVVRVQGKTTGGGVGLACGADYCFATKDSALALTEINLGIGPFVIGPYVERKIGKSQFSAMAIDADFRSADWAEQHNIYHSVSENIAEMDSKLDKFLNTLATRSEDALALIKKVSWEGTEHFNELMPARIHMSASLILEDSAKKNIEAIKERLRAK; from the coding sequence ATGAGTGATTTTGTAACATCAGAAATTAAAAATAATATTGCCGAAATTACTTTCGGAACAGCAAAAAGTAATGCTCTTCCCGGAGCAATTCTTGAAAAATTAGCGGAAACAATTTTAGAAGAAGGAGCTAAAAAAGAAGTAAAAGCAATTCTTGTAAAAAGTGAGGGTGAAAAAGCATTCTGTGCTGGTGCAAGTTTTGATGAGCTTTTGGCAATTGAAGAACTGGAAGCATCTACCAAATTTTTCGGAGGTTTTGCTAAAGTTTTAAATGCGATGAGAAACTGTGGCAAAATTGTAGTGGTAAGAGTTCAGGGGAAAACTACCGGTGGCGGAGTAGGATTGGCTTGTGGTGCAGATTACTGTTTTGCAACCAAAGATTCTGCTTTGGCTTTAACCGAAATTAATTTGGGGATCGGACCTTTCGTAATCGGACCTTACGTAGAAAGAAAAATCGGAAAATCTCAGTTTTCGGCGATGGCAATTGATGCAGATTTCAGATCGGCAGATTGGGCAGAGCAACATAATATTTATCATTCTGTTTCAGAAAATATTGCTGAGATGGATTCTAAATTAGATAAATTCTTAAACACTTTGGCTACAAGAAGTGAAGACGCTTTAGCTTTAATTAAAAAAGTTTCTTGGGAAGGAACGGAACATTTCAATGAGTTAATGCCTGCGAGAATTCACATGAGTGCAAGTTTAATTCTCGAAGATTCTGCTAAGAAAAATATTGAGGCAATTAAAGAAAGATTAAGAGCAAAATAA
- a CDS encoding GNAT family N-acetyltransferase yields the protein MTFETIETERLLIQKLDSETMNQIFELNNDDEIKKILGIRTDENFDRQKKIHQQGYQSYNRKMLNFQIVEKQSSVIIGNCGFHTWNPQHHRAEIGYALNADEFKNKGFMKEAVEKVLEFGFEEMQLNRIEALIDENNNPSKKLLDYFGFTREGNLRGHYLVDGIFEDSVLYSLLKSEYLEKK from the coding sequence ATGACATTTGAAACAATAGAAACAGAACGTCTTCTGATTCAAAAATTAGATTCTGAAACAATGAATCAGATTTTTGAATTGAATAATGATGACGAAATTAAGAAAATATTAGGCATCAGAACAGATGAAAATTTTGACCGACAGAAAAAAATCCATCAACAAGGTTATCAATCTTACAATCGAAAAATGTTGAACTTTCAGATTGTAGAAAAGCAAAGCTCAGTAATTATTGGGAATTGCGGTTTTCATACCTGGAATCCTCAACATCATCGCGCAGAAATTGGTTATGCATTAAATGCTGATGAATTTAAAAACAAAGGTTTTATGAAAGAAGCTGTTGAAAAAGTGCTTGAGTTTGGCTTTGAAGAAATGCAGCTCAACAGAATTGAAGCTTTGATCGATGAAAACAATAACCCATCAAAAAAATTGTTAGATTATTTTGGTTTTACCCGAGAGGGAAACCTTCGGGGTCATTATTTAGTAGATGGAATTTTTGAAGATTCTGTTTTATATTCCTTATTAAAATCAGAATATCTAGAGAAAAAATAA
- a CDS encoding class I SAM-dependent methyltransferase, whose amino-acid sequence MDKETLRSEIFRHLDGVVTAPIVASLMKKEIIALVIERQKMSLSELSEELKANEGYLNVAIRALASQGFLDYEVDNETDRILFSANGKTQFLQKYSLLYLKVISFLKHSTDIKNQINENSFIEEFTRLSDSVKDHFGIQLSDDNEEKEIQKQILKHIEGCIIGPVIVYLGMTGMFHKYFMETSFQAAEFHKNSENFEVILDFLAYLGWFKKTGDNYKFTETGIYFAKRAPSYGVTVSYLPLLNKMNDLLFGNASKIREISDGEDEIHVDRAMNVWGSGGSHSNYFKVANDFIIQIFNQPIHLQPKGVLDMGCGNGAFIQHIFETIERYTIRGKMLEEHPLFLVGADYNQAALKVTRANLINNDIWAKVIWGDIGNPKQLADDLKENYEIDLSDLLNIRTFLDHNRVWKTPENNHPTRISTSTGAFAYRGKRLPNNLVEESLKEHLELWLPYIRKNGLLIIELHALDSKLTSENLGKTPATAYEATHGFSDQYILEVDVYKKICLETGLQIDKELFRKFPNSELATVSINLLKS is encoded by the coding sequence ATGGACAAAGAAACTTTGCGCTCAGAAATATTCAGGCATTTGGATGGCGTCGTTACAGCACCTATCGTAGCTTCGTTGATGAAAAAAGAAATCATTGCTTTGGTTATCGAGCGACAAAAAATGTCTTTGAGCGAACTTTCTGAAGAGTTGAAAGCCAACGAAGGGTATTTGAATGTTGCGATTCGAGCTTTGGCATCGCAAGGTTTTTTAGATTATGAGGTCGATAACGAGACTGATCGAATATTATTTTCAGCTAATGGAAAAACTCAGTTTCTGCAAAAATACAGTTTGCTATACCTTAAGGTAATTTCTTTTTTAAAACATTCTACGGATATTAAAAATCAGATCAACGAAAATTCATTTATTGAAGAATTTACACGATTGAGCGATTCTGTGAAAGATCATTTTGGAATTCAGCTTTCTGATGATAATGAAGAAAAAGAAATTCAGAAACAGATTTTAAAACATATTGAAGGTTGCATCATTGGTCCTGTCATCGTATATCTCGGAATGACAGGAATGTTTCATAAATACTTTATGGAGACTTCATTTCAGGCGGCAGAGTTTCATAAAAATTCGGAAAATTTTGAAGTGATACTAGACTTCCTGGCTTATTTGGGCTGGTTTAAAAAGACCGGCGACAATTATAAATTTACCGAAACCGGAATTTATTTTGCCAAAAGAGCTCCGTCATACGGAGTTACGGTTTCTTACCTTCCGTTGCTCAATAAAATGAATGATCTTTTATTTGGTAATGCTTCAAAAATAAGAGAAATTTCAGATGGTGAAGACGAAATTCACGTTGACCGTGCAATGAATGTTTGGGGAAGTGGCGGTTCACATTCCAATTATTTTAAGGTGGCGAATGATTTTATTATTCAAATTTTCAATCAGCCTATCCATCTTCAGCCGAAAGGTGTTTTAGATATGGGTTGCGGAAATGGTGCTTTTATTCAACATATATTCGAAACCATAGAAAGATATACCATTCGTGGGAAGATGCTCGAAGAACATCCTTTGTTTTTGGTAGGTGCAGATTACAATCAAGCTGCTTTGAAAGTAACCAGAGCCAATCTCATCAACAACGATATTTGGGCAAAAGTAATTTGGGGTGACATTGGAAATCCGAAACAATTAGCCGATGATTTAAAAGAAAATTATGAAATTGATCTTTCAGATTTACTGAATATCAGAACATTTTTAGATCATAACAGAGTTTGGAAAACTCCGGAAAACAATCATCCTACAAGAATCAGCACTTCAACCGGAGCGTTTGCTTATCGAGGAAAAAGGCTTCCGAATAATTTAGTGGAAGAAAGCCTGAAAGAACATTTGGAACTTTGGCTTCCGTACATCAGAAAAAATGGACTTTTAATTATTGAACTTCATGCTTTAGATTCTAAACTGACAAGCGAAAATTTAGGCAAAACTCCGGCAACAGCTTATGAAGCGACGCATGGTTTTTCTGACCAATATATTTTGGAAGTTGATGTTTATAAAAAGATTTGCTTAGAAACAGGATTGCAGATTGATAAAGAACTATTCAGAAAGTTCCCTAATTCTGAGTTGGCAACGGTTTCAATTAATTTATTGAAAAGCTAA